In Streptomyces violaceusniger Tu 4113, one DNA window encodes the following:
- a CDS encoding TetR/AcrR family transcriptional regulator: protein MPSSRPMRADARRNREALLATAREAFLTGEADAHVEEIARRAGVAVGTLYRHFETREALVEEVYRQEVDELCAAPAELLGLHAPDEALRQFLLLLVEHAAVGKGMAVALESIMATDSPIFDDARTRMAQALQQLLEAGTTAGTIRGGVSGRTLLRALGGICGMHTTEGWQDEAVQITAILFDGLRFGARNAG, encoded by the coding sequence TTGCCGTCGTCACGTCCGATGCGCGCCGATGCGCGCCGCAACCGCGAGGCACTCCTGGCCACGGCGCGGGAGGCGTTCCTCACCGGCGAGGCCGACGCTCATGTGGAAGAGATCGCCCGGCGGGCCGGAGTGGCGGTCGGGACGCTCTACCGCCACTTCGAGACACGCGAGGCCCTCGTCGAGGAGGTCTACCGCCAGGAGGTCGACGAGCTGTGCGCAGCCCCTGCGGAACTCCTTGGCCTGCATGCCCCGGACGAGGCCCTGCGCCAGTTCCTGCTGCTGCTCGTGGAGCACGCGGCCGTGGGCAAGGGAATGGCCGTCGCGCTGGAGAGCATCATGGCCACGGACTCACCGATCTTCGATGACGCCCGCACGCGGATGGCACAGGCTCTCCAGCAACTGCTCGAAGCGGGCACAACGGCCGGCACCATCCGCGGCGGCGTCAGCGGACGCACACTGCTGCGCGCGCTGGGGGGCATCTGCGGAATGCACACCACGGAGGGCTGGCAGGACGAAGCCGTGCAGATCACGGCGATCCTCTTCGACGGCCTGCGTTTCGGCGCGCGGAACGCGGGCTGA
- a CDS encoding sulfite exporter TauE/SafE family protein — MLTSFSTLLFLGCLTGITTVLFGFGGGFITVPVVYGVLTVTASPGRDADAMHIAVATSAAVMVVNAAAAALAQWRQGRLRRAYVWPLAAFIAVGAVVGSFAATFIGGTALRLLFAAYLLVTIADSLLRKGFLSVAHQTRPEPLGRRTTTLGGIGIGLVAAGLGVGGSVMTVPLLRRRGLPMAEATAMANPLSVPVALAGTLVYALAPATSAGPGQLGYVDLTAGAALLIGSLPTIAVARRVTGRVPDRVHSVAYIVLLLIVLVVMVTLGV, encoded by the coding sequence GTGCTGACCTCGTTTTCCACTCTTCTGTTCCTCGGGTGCCTGACCGGCATCACGACGGTGCTCTTCGGCTTCGGCGGCGGTTTCATCACGGTCCCCGTCGTCTACGGCGTTCTGACCGTGACGGCGTCTCCGGGAAGAGACGCGGACGCCATGCACATCGCCGTGGCGACCTCGGCGGCGGTCATGGTCGTCAATGCCGCCGCGGCGGCGCTGGCCCAGTGGCGACAGGGCCGACTGCGCCGCGCGTACGTCTGGCCGCTGGCGGCGTTCATCGCGGTCGGCGCCGTCGTCGGATCCTTCGCGGCCACCTTCATCGGCGGTACGGCGCTGCGCCTGCTGTTCGCCGCCTACCTGCTGGTGACGATCGCGGACAGCCTGCTGAGGAAGGGCTTCCTCTCCGTGGCGCATCAGACGCGCCCGGAACCCCTGGGGCGGCGCACCACCACCCTCGGCGGAATAGGCATCGGCCTGGTGGCCGCGGGCCTGGGGGTGGGCGGCAGCGTCATGACGGTTCCGCTGCTGCGCCGCAGGGGTCTTCCCATGGCCGAGGCGACCGCCATGGCCAACCCCCTCAGCGTCCCCGTCGCCCTGGCCGGAACCCTCGTCTACGCCCTCGCCCCCGCCACATCCGCCGGCCCGGGACAGCTTGGCTACGTCGATCTCACCGCGGGCGCCGCCCTGCTCATCGGATCACTGCCCACCATCGCCGTGGCGAGGCGCGTCACCGGCCGGGTCCCGGACCGGGTCCACTCCGTCGCCTACATCGTCCTGCTCCTGATCGTGCTGGTCGTGATGGTGACCCTGGGAGTCTGA
- a CDS encoding AraC family transcriptional regulator → MRNIRVAEVDDLDRAVLAIGTDYPQDHLLVWHEHRRAQVLYAATGVMRVETADGSWTIPTARAVLIPPATGHQVTMTDVSTRSLYVEPAAVPWFPARCQAVDVSVLLRALILEAVEMEPRYPEHSRDAAVAALILHELRNLTPLPLDVPLPSDPRLRDLCEVFLRKPDIHDPPARWCAALSISERTLARLFQRGTGLSFSQWRQRACVLHSLQHLTAGMPVTRIAAQLGYDNPAAYTAAFKKLLGQPPTAYRSPDATGSRDRG, encoded by the coding sequence ATGCGCAACATCCGGGTCGCGGAGGTGGACGACCTCGATCGTGCCGTGCTGGCCATCGGCACCGACTACCCCCAGGATCATCTGCTCGTCTGGCACGAGCACCGCCGCGCCCAGGTGCTGTACGCGGCCACCGGTGTGATGCGGGTCGAGACGGCGGACGGCAGTTGGACGATACCCACCGCCCGCGCCGTGCTGATCCCGCCGGCGACCGGGCATCAGGTCACGATGACGGACGTCAGCACCCGCAGCCTCTACGTCGAGCCCGCCGCCGTGCCGTGGTTTCCCGCCCGCTGTCAGGCCGTCGACGTCTCCGTGCTGCTGCGGGCGCTGATCCTGGAGGCCGTGGAGATGGAGCCGCGCTACCCCGAGCACAGCCGCGACGCGGCGGTGGCGGCCCTCATCCTCCACGAGCTCAGGAACCTCACCCCGCTGCCGCTCGATGTGCCGCTGCCCTCCGATCCGCGGCTGCGCGACCTGTGCGAGGTGTTCCTGCGGAAGCCGGACATCCATGACCCGCCCGCCCGTTGGTGCGCTGCCCTCAGCATCAGCGAACGCACCCTGGCCCGCCTGTTCCAGCGCGGCACCGGCCTGAGCTTCTCGCAATGGCGGCAACGCGCATGCGTCCTGCACTCCCTTCAGCACCTCACCGCGGGCATGCCCGTCACACGCATCGCGGCCCAGCTCGGCTACGACAACCCCGCCGCCTACACGGCCGCGTTCAAAAAACTCCTCGGCCAACCGCCGACGGCGTACCGGAGCCCCGACGCCACGGGCAGCCGCGACCGGGGCTGA
- a CDS encoding tetratricopeptide repeat protein produces MATPIVTALAVYEAGKKAYEAYQGIVAFVSLGSHTPTPEEQILARLEVLHQDFVALQGRFDEVLEAVKQAVRVEQQAYVLNLRRDLEGLRGRARTAMDELSAWVADGRKDPLLRSNADNNSRLAANTLLEGDSYFYRPDPNAPESVFDHRLAYIAYVYVLTVRFGVIAGLNPQYREDRLAREELTRHAARLDWVFQHADQAIEPYTGGGPDNRGSYFLAHQCVDHITGYDTGHTEVGWRPGGQAEYDDARAYYADLLRADMRVRTGLAKLMGLHDTVAHWAKDPRTPGWSPWTPVEVPDSIVTLAAASDRPGHTVLVWRDPDKDQLRTTSYDATAAAPAWKPSVAISAENTVRKEPTPCAVSSGPGLITVVMRGKQGGIYATRTDPTRPTGWLDAPVEVSGGTTDVSFGEAAASPGSVVVMWQDNGTGTLMAAFQDAKGAWGPPQAATPAGAISLNSDLAVACPAPGVVLAVWTMNERTVHSVTYDSHAPVPAWSAPAQIAEFPGKDFASSIHAMGTGDGKADVVWQGAFGAMWNIHYDGGWSAPAEITPQHLTNWGEPYTIVPAVTGDRRLNWFWQGRDSRVQTIYRDPQQPQWSAPQRLGQPWWSYAELAAAAPSTAGSVSLYRVDFGSEIGEVPRLQTCFYDTATPTASARIADARALVARAQTLWNLPGPVREEANARAADAIAVAREVVALDSGFRATLAQWLVFPAGTYLMGSGHHDEAIARMQEALGLYDALIHEQPGAEELLYRKAWTLVNLAQALWGKPDHAQGAQRAVEATDLLRQLATRTPTYRPGLAQWLVFPAGTYLMGSGRHDEAIARMQEALGLYDKLIGEQPGSDDLRYRKAWTLINLAQALWGKPDHSQGAQRAVEATDLLRQLATENPGRYRGGLGDWLMYPTIPYLRQSGRKDQALARAQEAVEIFTALNATDPAAYGPKLAAAKKLVADIQAETQPGDVRSGDVQPGDVQSG; encoded by the coding sequence ATGGCCACGCCCATCGTCACCGCACTGGCGGTGTATGAAGCCGGCAAGAAGGCGTACGAGGCATACCAGGGCATCGTCGCCTTCGTCAGCCTCGGCAGTCACACCCCCACTCCCGAAGAGCAGATCCTGGCCCGGCTGGAGGTGCTGCACCAGGATTTCGTCGCCCTCCAGGGGCGGTTCGACGAGGTGCTCGAGGCCGTGAAACAGGCGGTCAGGGTCGAGCAGCAGGCGTATGTCCTCAATCTGCGGCGCGATCTGGAGGGGCTGCGCGGGCGGGCCCGCACGGCCATGGACGAGCTCAGCGCCTGGGTCGCCGACGGGCGCAAGGACCCCCTGCTGCGGTCCAACGCGGACAACAACTCACGGCTGGCGGCGAATACGCTGCTGGAGGGCGACTCGTACTTCTACCGCCCGGATCCGAATGCGCCGGAAAGCGTCTTCGATCACCGGCTGGCGTATATCGCCTACGTCTATGTGCTGACCGTCCGGTTCGGCGTGATCGCCGGTCTCAATCCGCAGTACCGCGAGGACCGGCTGGCCCGCGAGGAGCTGACCCGGCACGCGGCGCGGCTGGACTGGGTGTTCCAACACGCCGACCAGGCCATCGAACCGTATACCGGGGGCGGTCCTGACAACCGCGGCAGCTACTTCCTGGCCCACCAGTGCGTGGACCACATCACCGGCTACGACACGGGGCACACCGAAGTCGGGTGGCGTCCGGGAGGGCAGGCCGAGTATGACGACGCCCGCGCCTACTACGCCGATCTGCTGCGTGCCGATATGCGGGTCAGGACGGGTCTGGCCAAACTCATGGGCCTCCACGACACCGTGGCCCACTGGGCCAAGGACCCGCGCACACCCGGATGGTCCCCCTGGACCCCGGTGGAGGTGCCGGACAGCATCGTGACCCTGGCCGCGGCATCGGACCGGCCGGGGCACACCGTGCTGGTGTGGCGGGACCCGGACAAGGACCAGCTCCGCACCACGTCCTACGACGCCACCGCCGCCGCACCGGCCTGGAAGCCGTCGGTGGCCATCAGCGCGGAGAACACGGTGCGAAAGGAACCCACGCCGTGCGCCGTGTCGTCGGGGCCGGGTCTGATCACCGTGGTGATGCGGGGCAAGCAGGGCGGCATCTACGCCACGCGCACCGACCCCACCCGGCCGACCGGATGGCTGGACGCCCCGGTCGAGGTGAGCGGCGGCACCACCGATGTCTCGTTCGGCGAGGCCGCCGCCTCACCGGGCTCGGTCGTCGTGATGTGGCAGGACAATGGCACCGGCACGCTGATGGCCGCGTTCCAGGACGCCAAGGGGGCATGGGGGCCACCGCAGGCGGCGACCCCGGCAGGCGCCATTTCGCTGAACTCGGACCTCGCGGTGGCCTGTCCGGCGCCCGGGGTGGTGCTGGCGGTGTGGACCATGAACGAGCGCACGGTGCACAGCGTCACCTACGATTCCCACGCGCCCGTCCCCGCGTGGAGCGCACCCGCCCAGATCGCCGAATTCCCCGGGAAAGACTTCGCGTCGTCCATCCACGCCATGGGCACCGGCGACGGAAAGGCCGATGTGGTCTGGCAGGGCGCCTTCGGAGCCATGTGGAACATCCACTACGACGGCGGCTGGAGCGCCCCGGCCGAGATCACCCCGCAGCACCTCACCAATTGGGGCGAGCCCTACACGATCGTCCCCGCGGTGACCGGGGACCGGCGGCTCAACTGGTTCTGGCAGGGCCGGGACAGCCGCGTTCAGACCATCTACCGGGATCCCCAGCAGCCCCAGTGGTCGGCACCGCAGCGGCTCGGACAGCCCTGGTGGTCGTACGCCGAACTGGCGGCCGCGGCGCCGTCGACGGCTGGGAGCGTATCGCTCTACCGGGTCGACTTCGGCAGCGAGATCGGTGAGGTGCCAAGGCTCCAGACGTGTTTCTACGACACGGCCACGCCGACGGCGTCGGCCCGCATCGCGGACGCCCGAGCGCTGGTGGCGCGGGCCCAGACCCTCTGGAACCTGCCGGGCCCGGTGCGCGAGGAGGCCAATGCCCGGGCGGCCGACGCGATCGCCGTTGCCCGCGAGGTCGTGGCCCTGGACTCCGGCTTCCGGGCGACGCTCGCGCAGTGGCTGGTGTTCCCGGCGGGCACGTACCTGATGGGCAGTGGCCACCACGATGAGGCCATCGCCCGTATGCAGGAGGCCCTCGGCCTCTACGACGCACTGATCCATGAGCAACCCGGAGCTGAGGAGCTGCTCTACCGAAAGGCGTGGACGCTGGTCAACCTGGCCCAGGCTCTGTGGGGCAAACCCGACCATGCCCAAGGCGCACAGCGTGCGGTCGAGGCCACCGACCTGCTCCGCCAACTCGCCACCAGGACACCCACCTACCGGCCCGGGCTCGCTCAGTGGCTGGTGTTCCCGGCGGGCACGTATCTGATGGGCAGTGGCCGCCACGACGAGGCCATCGCTCGCATGCAGGAGGCCCTCGGCCTCTACGACAAGCTGATCGGTGAACAGCCCGGATCTGATGACCTCCGCTACCGAAAGGCCTGGACGCTGATCAACCTGGCCCAGGCTCTGTGGGGCAAACCCGACCACAGCCAAGGCGCACAGCGTGCCGTCGAGGCCACCGACCTGCTCCGCCAACTCGCCACCGAGAACCCCGGGAGGTATCGCGGAGGGCTGGGCGACTGGCTGATGTATCCGACGATCCCCTACCTGCGGCAGTCCGGCCGGAAGGACCAGGCGCTCGCGCGGGCGCAGGAAGCCGTGGAGATCTTCACCGCGCTCAACGCGACGGATCCCGCGGCCTACGGGCCGAAGCTGGCGGCGGCGAAGAAGCTCGTCGCCGACATCCAGGCCGAAACGCAGCCCGGCGATGTCCGGTCCGGCGATGTCCAGCCCGGCGATGTCCAGTCCGGCTGA
- a CDS encoding oxidoreductase has product MNGTESNLPAGGSGIDASSPILDEGLAGRRALVTGGSRGLGAAIVRRLAAAGATVFAAARSAPPEGSLPARFFTADLADPDGARQLAERVRDAAGGVDILVDNAGAGSAPESTLTRPPATWQSDLESNLLSAVRLDQELVPGMVERGSGVVVHVSSIASHLPQPGQAAYAAAKAALNSYSRSLAAEVGPAGVRVVCVLPGFIATPGAIAHHQKIADSQGVSLEEAQRGLAARLNVPMNRPGTPEDAAELVAFLVSERARWLTGSQFRVDGGILAQV; this is encoded by the coding sequence ATGAATGGCACAGAGAGCAACCTACCCGCTGGTGGGAGCGGAATCGACGCATCCTCGCCGATCCTCGACGAAGGGCTTGCGGGGCGGCGCGCGCTGGTCACGGGCGGGAGCCGCGGGCTCGGCGCGGCGATCGTGCGGCGACTCGCCGCGGCGGGCGCGACCGTGTTCGCGGCAGCCAGATCGGCGCCGCCCGAGGGTTCGCTGCCGGCGCGGTTCTTCACCGCGGACCTCGCGGACCCCGACGGAGCACGGCAGTTGGCGGAGCGGGTGCGCGACGCCGCCGGCGGGGTGGACATCCTCGTCGACAACGCCGGTGCCGGCAGCGCCCCGGAGTCCACGCTGACCCGGCCGCCGGCAACCTGGCAGTCGGACCTCGAGAGCAATCTGCTGTCCGCGGTCCGGCTGGACCAGGAACTGGTCCCGGGCATGGTGGAGCGCGGCTCGGGGGTCGTGGTGCATGTCTCGTCCATCGCGAGCCATCTGCCGCAGCCGGGCCAGGCGGCCTACGCGGCGGCCAAGGCCGCGCTGAACAGCTACAGCCGCTCGCTCGCGGCCGAGGTCGGCCCGGCCGGGGTGCGGGTGGTCTGTGTCCTGCCGGGCTTCATCGCCACCCCGGGGGCGATCGCGCACCATCAGAAGATCGCCGACAGCCAGGGGGTTTCGCTGGAGGAGGCGCAGCGCGGCCTCGCGGCGCGGCTGAACGTGCCGATGAACCGCCCCGGAACCCCTGAGGACGCCGCCGAGTTGGTCGCGTTCCTGGTGTCGGAGCGGGCGCGCTGGCTCACCGGATCACAGTTCCGCGTCGACGGAGGCATCCTCGCCCAGGTGTAG
- a CDS encoding TetR/AcrR family transcriptional regulator translates to MPEQADRRRTDTRRRVRAIALKMFTEQGYELTSLTQVAKQAGVTRQAVLHHFANKEELLTSSYEELLPALDAVIESARAHPPSAATRMRAVEEFDTLVRGEHGASLVCAQVNEHALRGLAAARTLQQRLGDLTRALATGEGPEGMMRGRLALSAVVMAAARGRELGGRQAERHAAALTVARSLIAPETGS, encoded by the coding sequence ATGCCGGAGCAAGCCGATCGAAGGCGTACCGACACCCGTCGGCGCGTGCGGGCCATCGCGCTGAAGATGTTCACCGAGCAGGGCTACGAGCTGACCTCGTTGACTCAGGTCGCCAAGCAGGCGGGGGTCACCAGGCAGGCCGTCCTGCACCACTTCGCGAACAAGGAGGAGCTGCTCACCAGCTCCTACGAAGAACTGCTCCCGGCGCTCGACGCCGTCATCGAGTCCGCACGCGCCCACCCGCCGTCCGCCGCGACCCGCATGCGAGCCGTTGAGGAATTCGACACCCTGGTCCGCGGCGAGCACGGTGCCTCGCTGGTGTGCGCCCAGGTCAACGAGCACGCCCTGCGGGGCCTGGCCGCCGCGCGCACACTCCAGCAACGACTGGGCGACCTGACCCGCGCACTGGCCACCGGCGAAGGGCCCGAGGGCATGATGCGCGGACGGCTGGCCCTGTCCGCCGTCGTCATGGCCGCGGCACGCGGACGCGAACTGGGCGGCCGACAAGCGGAACGCCACGCAGCGGCGCTCACGGTGGCCCGCTCACTGATCGCACCCGAGACCGGGTCCTAG
- a CDS encoding GntR family transcriptional regulator yields the protein MPIAPLPRASRRGLAQEAADLIREAIFTGHFPPGSPLREVELAASLGVSRGSVREGLAFLEREGLVRSAWHRGTTVIDVTEQDVEEVYAVRAALDRLAATSAQGNATADQLTELDTLVQAMAEETGGEASGTRLLALDIAFHDLIYAASDNGRLGAAWHAIRSQIYLFQLRRIALGYEHYRARVVDEHHELARLLRSGDRETLARRAEEHVDSARRSLLTGLHP from the coding sequence ATGCCCATCGCACCGCTCCCCAGAGCCAGCCGCCGCGGACTGGCACAAGAGGCCGCCGACCTCATCCGCGAGGCGATCTTCACCGGCCACTTCCCGCCCGGATCGCCGCTGCGCGAGGTCGAACTCGCCGCCTCATTGGGGGTCAGCCGCGGATCGGTACGCGAAGGACTCGCCTTCCTCGAACGCGAAGGGCTGGTCCGGAGCGCCTGGCATCGCGGCACCACCGTCATCGACGTCACCGAGCAGGACGTCGAGGAGGTCTACGCCGTGCGCGCCGCGCTCGACCGCCTCGCGGCGACGAGCGCGCAGGGCAACGCGACCGCCGATCAGCTGACCGAGCTGGACACCCTGGTCCAGGCGATGGCGGAAGAGACCGGCGGCGAGGCGTCCGGCACGAGGCTGCTCGCGCTCGACATCGCCTTCCACGACCTGATCTACGCGGCCTCCGACAACGGCAGACTCGGCGCGGCATGGCACGCCATACGCTCACAGATCTATCTCTTCCAGCTCCGCCGTATCGCCCTCGGCTACGAGCACTACCGTGCCCGGGTGGTGGACGAACACCACGAACTGGCGAGGCTCCTGCGCTCCGGCGACCGCGAGACGCTGGCCCGGCGCGCCGAAGAACACGTCGACTCCGCTCGCCGCAGTCTCCTGACCGGACTGCACCCCTGA
- a CDS encoding VOC family protein — protein MSVRPAVHLAIPVDDLDAARRFYGGVLGLAEGRSTGQWVDWDLHGHQLVTHVVPGGPVSTGTSSVDGQAVPIPHFGLLLSTGDFHGLADRLRAAGADFVIDPCLRFRGEPAEQWTMFLHDPAGNALEFKAFRDESKVFVR, from the coding sequence ATGTCTGTGCGTCCTGCCGTGCATCTGGCCATACCCGTGGATGACCTGGATGCCGCGCGCCGGTTCTACGGAGGGGTCCTCGGGCTTGCCGAGGGACGTTCCACCGGCCAATGGGTCGATTGGGATCTGCACGGCCATCAACTGGTGACACATGTGGTCCCCGGTGGCCCCGTGTCCACCGGGACCAGCTCGGTCGACGGGCAGGCGGTTCCGATCCCCCACTTCGGACTGCTGCTGTCGACCGGGGACTTCCACGGGCTCGCCGACCGGCTCCGCGCGGCGGGCGCCGACTTCGTCATCGACCCCTGCCTTCGGTTCCGGGGCGAGCCGGCGGAGCAGTGGACGATGTTCCTCCACGATCCGGCCGGCAACGCGCTGGAGTTCAAGGCGTTCCGTGACGAGTCGAAGGTGTTCGTGCGATGA
- a CDS encoding SDR family NAD(P)-dependent oxidoreductase — translation MRRVLVTGASRGIGRAVAHAFAERGDRVGVHYATGLADAEDTLRGLPGSGHCLLGGDLGDPQAAQDIAETAVRTLGGVDVLVNNAAIAPSAENRHSVADVSYADWQRIWHRMIDVNLLGASNMTYCVARHLIDRGATGSIVNIGSRGAFRGEPDFPAYGASKAALHAFGQSMAVALAPHAIAVASVAPGFVATERQAPKMAGPTGDELRGQSPFGRVGTPEEVAAAVLHLASPEAAWSSGAVLDLNGASYLRT, via the coding sequence ATGAGGCGGGTGCTGGTCACAGGAGCGTCGCGGGGCATCGGCCGTGCCGTGGCCCACGCGTTCGCCGAGCGGGGCGACCGCGTGGGGGTGCACTACGCGACGGGCCTCGCGGATGCCGAGGACACCTTGCGAGGCTTGCCAGGCTCCGGCCATTGTCTGCTCGGCGGCGATCTCGGTGATCCACAAGCGGCGCAGGACATCGCCGAGACGGCCGTGCGGACGCTGGGCGGGGTCGATGTGCTGGTCAACAACGCCGCCATCGCGCCGTCCGCCGAGAACCGCCACTCCGTGGCCGACGTGTCCTACGCGGACTGGCAGCGGATCTGGCACCGCATGATCGACGTCAATCTGCTCGGTGCGTCGAACATGACCTACTGCGTCGCCCGGCATCTCATCGACCGCGGCGCGACCGGGAGCATCGTCAACATCGGTTCCCGCGGCGCCTTCCGGGGCGAGCCCGACTTCCCCGCGTACGGCGCGAGCAAGGCCGCGCTGCACGCTTTCGGGCAGTCGATGGCCGTCGCGCTGGCGCCGCACGCGATCGCGGTGGCCTCCGTGGCCCCCGGGTTCGTCGCGACCGAACGGCAGGCCCCCAAGATGGCCGGTCCCACCGGGGACGAGCTACGGGGCCAGAGCCCGTTCGGGCGGGTCGGGACGCCCGAGGAGGTGGCCGCCGCCGTGCTCCACCTGGCCTCACCGGAGGCCGCGTGGTCCTCCGGAGCCGTGCTCGACCTCAACGGCGCGTCCTACCTACGGACCTGA
- a CDS encoding DUF1772 domain-containing protein has protein sequence MQDVLAVVTVVVVGVMVGVEFAVAVFVNPILDRLPNDGGLDARSDGARVLGRVMPFWYVGSVVLGAVWAAVTWGAAGASFITAGTLLLVLSVVMSILLLVPINSRVAAWSREGVPADWKHQVGRWDRFHYVRVGVIVLAFTLFAVALVRGV, from the coding sequence ATGCAGGACGTATTGGCAGTCGTCACGGTCGTCGTGGTCGGAGTGATGGTGGGCGTGGAGTTCGCGGTGGCGGTGTTCGTCAACCCGATCCTCGACCGGCTCCCGAACGACGGCGGACTCGACGCTCGCAGCGACGGGGCGCGCGTCCTGGGCAGGGTCATGCCGTTCTGGTACGTCGGCTCGGTCGTCCTCGGCGCGGTCTGGGCCGCGGTGACGTGGGGTGCCGCGGGCGCGTCGTTCATCACCGCGGGCACGCTCCTGCTCGTGCTGAGCGTGGTGATGTCGATCCTCCTGCTCGTGCCCATCAATTCGCGCGTCGCGGCCTGGTCGCGCGAGGGCGTGCCCGCGGACTGGAAGCATCAGGTGGGGCGGTGGGACCGGTTTCACTACGTGCGCGTGGGCGTCATCGTGCTCGCCTTCACGCTGTTCGCCGTCGCCCTCGTCCGGGGCGTATGA